Proteins encoded within one genomic window of Candidatus Hepatoplasma crinochetorum Av:
- a CDS encoding glucose-6-phosphate isomerase, whose amino-acid sequence MIKLNLKNSKIEKKIYSYQSKVNTIHQMIINRTGQGNEMLDWYNWAKTITNTEINAINFKIKNLKTINKVDTLLVLGIGGSYLGAKTGIDFINGSLRANNKVIFAGINLSSNYYKQIEEKLKNKNWAICVISKSGKTIEPAIAFRYFRNLLEKKIGKAKMKDFIVVITDRKKGLLNNFVEKYNYQKFIIPDGIGGRFSGITSVGLFPMAFAGINIKELLEGIKLAMDDFKNSNLKENIAYQYAVARNILYKKRLTSEIFVTYNEDFIMLGEWLKQLFGESEGKEGKGLFPNSVNYTRDLHSLGQFIQEGKRTFFETTIWQEYEDQDVKITKEDLDLDQLNYLEGKTIDYINKQVLKGVLKAHTRDGNIANIIISFNKNDEKTLGYLWYFFFIAVTCSGYLLKINPFNQPGVEIYKKHLLENLKFKK is encoded by the coding sequence ATGATAAAACTTAATCTCAAAAATTCAAAAATTGAAAAAAAAATATATAGTTATCAATCTAAAGTAAATACTATTCACCAAATGATTATTAATAGAACAGGTCAAGGTAATGAAATGCTTGATTGATATAATTGAGCTAAAACAATTACAAATACTGAAATAAATGCAATTAATTTTAAAATTAAAAACTTAAAAACAATTAATAAAGTTGATACACTTTTAGTGCTAGGAATTGGTGGTTCTTATTTAGGAGCAAAAACAGGGATTGATTTTATAAATGGATCTTTAAGAGCAAATAATAAAGTTATTTTTGCAGGAATAAATCTTTCTAGTAATTACTATAAACAAATTGAAGAAAAATTAAAAAATAAAAATTGAGCAATTTGTGTTATTTCAAAATCAGGAAAAACAATTGAACCAGCAATTGCTTTTAGATATTTTCGAAATTTACTAGAGAAAAAAATTGGAAAAGCAAAAATGAAAGATTTCATTGTTGTAATTACCGATCGTAAAAAAGGCTTATTAAATAATTTTGTTGAAAAATATAATTATCAAAAATTTATCATTCCAGATGGAATTGGTGGTCGTTTTTCAGGAATAACTTCTGTAGGTTTATTTCCAATGGCTTTTGCTGGAATTAATATTAAAGAATTATTAGAAGGTATAAAATTAGCAATGGATGATTTTAAGAATTCTAATTTAAAAGAAAATATTGCTTATCAATATGCTGTAGCAAGAAATATTCTTTATAAAAAGAGATTGACATCAGAAATATTTGTAACTTATAATGAAGACTTTATAATGCTGGGAGAATGACTTAAACAATTATTTGGAGAATCTGAAGGAAAAGAAGGAAAAGGTTTGTTTCCAAATTCTGTAAATTATACAAGAGATCTTCATTCTCTTGGGCAATTTATTCAAGAAGGAAAAAGAACTTTTTTTGAAACAACAATTTGACAAGAATATGAAGATCAAGATGTTAAAATCACAAAAGAAGATTTAGATTTAGATCAATTAAATTATCTTGAAGGAAAAACAATCGATTATATTAACAAACAAGTATTAAAAGGAGTTTTAAAAGCACATACAAGAGATGGAAATATTGCAAATATTATAATTAGTTTTAATAAAAATGATGAAAAAACATTAGGTTATTTATGATATTTTTTCTTTATTGCGGTTACTTGTTCAGGATACTTATTAAAAATAAATCCTTTTAATCAACCAGGAGTGGAAATATATAAAAAGCATTTACTAGAAAATTTAAAATTTAAAAAATAA